A genomic stretch from Xylanivirga thermophila includes:
- the scfA gene encoding six-cysteine ranthipeptide SCIFF — MKHIKTLHKGNLKESLSKGGCGECQASCQSACKTSCTVANQSCQR; from the coding sequence GTGAAGCATATTAAGACTTTGCATAAGGGCAATTTAAAAGAGAGTTTATCAAAGGGCGGTTGCGGAGAATGCCAAGCATCTTGCCAATCAGCTTGTAAAACTTCCTGCACGGTAGCAAATCAAAGCTGTCAGAGATAA
- a CDS encoding TIGR04086 family membrane protein, with translation MKRDGQVNNTLLILKGSLLAVIITLLCFIVFAIIMKFANLGEDVIGPVNQVIRVISIAIGSALPAKVSKNKGWIKGAITGGLYIVWAFVISILFSNHVSFDSILLSDVLLGFIVGAIGGIIGVNI, from the coding sequence ATGAAGAGAGATGGTCAGGTAAATAATACATTACTGATTCTTAAAGGCTCTTTACTGGCTGTAATAATAACTTTACTATGTTTTATAGTATTTGCAATAATAATGAAATTCGCCAATCTAGGGGAGGATGTTATAGGTCCTGTAAATCAGGTTATCCGCGTAATAAGTATAGCCATAGGTTCAGCTTTGCCAGCTAAAGTAAGTAAAAATAAAGGTTGGATAAAAGGGGCCATTACGGGCGGGTTGTATATTGTATGGGCTTTTGTTATAAGCATATTATTTAGCAATCATGTAAGTTTTGATTCCATTCTTCTATCAGACGTATTATTAGGTTTTATAGTAGGTGCAATAGGTGGTATTATAGGTGTAAATATATAA
- the yajC gene encoding preprotein translocase subunit YajC — MPTGNNPEGQPISTGAAIAQLLMPLVFFFVIMYFFIIRPQKKREKETTEMLNSIKVGDNITTIGGICAKVVGIRDDVLTIEVGKDKVNLVIERWAIKEVEKPISD, encoded by the coding sequence ATGCCAACAGGAAATAATCCCGAGGGCCAGCCAATAAGTACAGGTGCAGCTATAGCACAACTTTTGATGCCGCTTGTTTTTTTCTTTGTGATTATGTACTTTTTTATAATCAGACCGCAAAAAAAGCGGGAAAAAGAAACTACTGAAATGTTAAATTCTATAAAGGTAGGAGATAACATAACTACTATTGGTGGTATTTGTGCAAAAGTAGTGGGTATTAGAGATGATGTTCTTACTATAGAAGTGGGTAAAGATAAGGTCAATCTGGTAATAGAGAGATGGGCTATAAAAGAAGTAGAAAAGCCTATTTCTGATTAG
- the tgt gene encoding tRNA guanosine(34) transglycosylase Tgt, whose amino-acid sequence MGFDFKFELIKECKRTGARVGKLHTPHGDIDTPIFMPVGTQATVKAVTPRDLKEIGAQIILANTYHLYMRPGHNIVAEAGGLHKFMNWDRPILTDSGGFQVFSLADLRQIEDEGVHFKSHLDGSAHFIGPEKAMEIENALGADIIMAFDECTPYPCEYEQAKEAVDRTTNWAKRCKKAHGRDDQALFGIIQGNLYKDLRKKSAEEILSLDLPGYGIGGLSVGEPKPLMYDMLEYLVPMMPNNKPRYLMGVGSPDCLIEGVMRGVDMFDCVLPTRIARNGTVMTSQGKLVIRNATYERDFTPLDPECDCYACQNFTRAYIRHLIKAGEILGAILASIHNLRYLLHLMKQIRQSIMDDSLPEFYNEFIKKYPD is encoded by the coding sequence GGACAGGGGCAAGGGTAGGAAAACTCCATACTCCACATGGAGATATTGATACTCCAATATTCATGCCAGTGGGTACCCAGGCTACAGTAAAGGCTGTAACCCCTAGAGATTTAAAAGAGATAGGGGCTCAAATAATACTTGCAAATACCTATCATCTATATATGCGCCCAGGGCATAATATAGTGGCAGAGGCGGGAGGGTTGCACAAATTTATGAACTGGGATCGCCCCATACTCACCGATAGTGGCGGATTTCAAGTGTTCAGTCTTGCTGATCTTAGGCAAATAGAGGATGAGGGGGTGCATTTTAAATCCCATCTAGATGGTTCAGCACATTTCATTGGACCTGAAAAGGCCATGGAGATAGAAAACGCACTAGGTGCCGATATTATAATGGCATTTGATGAGTGTACACCATATCCATGTGAGTATGAGCAGGCAAAAGAGGCTGTGGACAGGACGACTAATTGGGCGAAGAGATGTAAAAAAGCCCATGGCAGGGATGACCAGGCTTTATTTGGCATAATTCAAGGAAACCTATATAAGGATCTACGCAAGAAGAGTGCTGAAGAGATATTATCCCTTGATTTGCCAGGTTATGGTATAGGCGGGCTTAGCGTTGGAGAACCAAAACCATTGATGTACGATATGCTTGAATATTTAGTACCTATGATGCCAAACAATAAGCCGCGTTATCTCATGGGGGTTGGTTCACCTGATTGTCTTATAGAAGGGGTTATGCGAGGAGTAGATATGTTTGATTGTGTGCTACCTACCAGGATTGCTAGAAATGGTACGGTGATGACTAGTCAAGGTAAATTGGTGATAAGGAATGCTACATATGAGAGAGATTTTACTCCATTGGATCCGGAATGTGACTGCTATGCCTGTCAAAATTTTACCCGTGCATATATACGCCATTTAATAAAGGCGGGAGAGATATTAGGGGCGATTTTAGCTAGTATACATAATCTTAGATATCTACTCCATTTGATGAAACAGATAAGACAGTCAATAATGGATGATAGCTTGCCTGAGTTTTATAATGAATTTATAAAAAAATATCCTGATTAA